Sequence from the Salvelinus alpinus chromosome 27, SLU_Salpinus.1, whole genome shotgun sequence genome:
CATGAATCAACTGCTAAACACATCTTTGTGATTTCCTGTAAACTTATTTTCTACAAACAGTACAGTAGCATACTATCATGTCAGAAGAGATGTCATAATATTACTGTTGTGTTGGTCAATGGCATTTGGTTAAATATAACTAATGATTTAATTTATTACGTTTTCCTGTACTTGCATTATTTATGACTGTCGATGGTATGTGTCAATCAAAGTTATTGTAATAAAGGAAGGCCAGGATTCAATCAGAGGCATGTTGTAGACAAACACATTGCATACTGACAAAGTGCCTTCTAAAGGCTATTTCCCCAACATTTGCAAAGATTGCATTCATGGTAAACACTGCAGATATTGGCTCAAGCAGAAATTACCTTGAAAATCCCTTCAAGTGCTATGCACTTGTAGACAACGTGCCTttgattgaatcccggcctaatTGTTTTTTTAATCTGAACCCGCTGCCACCAATTTATTGTTAGGAATATAGGAGTATCATTTGTGGCTCTACAGCAAATGCATTTATGTAATAGAATGAGAAAcctagggctggattcaatccatTTCGACAAAGTATTGTGGAAGATCCACATAAAAATGTTAAGGTAATATCTGATTGAGCTGACATGCAGTCTCTGCAACCATGGGAACACTGCCTAATTGTCAATTGTTCCATGGGAACGCTGCCTTAATTGTCAATTGCACGATAAAGCAGATCTTCAGTGCTACAGAATGAATAGAGCCCCTAGATTAACTAGCTTTATTAGGGAAGGGTAGTATCTCCATTAGTCTATGGCCTAGATTCAATCCAGAGTGTgattgacatttaaaggcaatgttcccacatTTCTCAGGGACTGCATTCACAGTAATGTCAGTCCAATCGgaaattgcctttaaatgtcaatTACGCTGTAACATGGATCTTCCGCAGTCTGAATTAAATCTAGCCCTATGttaatgtttattttttacattgttagctgtatgtgtgtgtgtgtgctcttgcaATCATCTAATAATCaataaaataaagaaacataAATCTCACAGAAGCAATTATTTTATTACTTCattcaggctcccgagtggcgcagtggtctaaggcactgcatctcagtgcaagaggtgtcactactatccctggttcaattccagactgtatcacatccggccgtgattgggagtccaatagggcggtgcacaattggcccggggtaggccgtcaatgtaaataagaatttgttctgaactgacttgcctagttaaataaacaattaCTGAGCAACTTgccacaatatatatttttttcatgttATAGACAATTACAAGCGTCCACACCTAACATAAACATAAGTAATTTAATAAATAATTTCACATACAGTGGAGAGTGAACTGGTCTATGAAAAGTCACTCTGCAATTAATTGATTGAATACCAGCCATGGTCAAGGAGTTCTTATTGATTCAAACTAACGATATCAAATATACAATACGCGTGGCAATCTATTATCACTGTTTCTTAGAGAGGCATTGGGATTGAGGTGGTACATAAGTATAGCTGTGACGCAGTATGGTGACTCAGTGAACTCTCCGGATGACTGAGAAGATGGCCAGAGTCAGAACGATCGTCCCTGCCGCTCCACCAATCAGAACGCCCAGAATGCGGCCATCGATATGTTGCTTCTCACACGTCTCACCAGCATAGTATGTGGCCTGGCCAGTGGCACACCTTAGTGAGAATAACAGCCATTATGAGTCAGTGATAACAGTGAATACACATACTCACTCCTTGTCTCCTATACCATATTGTACTGTGCTTTCATGGAAGCAAAAACTCTAGTAAAAATGCAGGGAGCATATCAAAATGATAATGTACTGTAAATTGCAAGTAGTGACCCAGATGTGATGTGCCCATGTCAAACTTCACAATTACAAAATCAGTCAACACAGACAAAGATCTGGCAGATTTTCGAATGGAAATGTGTGTATGAAAAAACAGAAAAGTAAATTAGTGTATGGTTTGTCACACAGTAACTACAGTATCAATTCAGCACTATAGCGCAATTAATATGTAAAGATAATTtcagattgagccgacatatgcagcgtttaccgtgaatgtagTCTCTGCAAACATGGGAACATtgtctttaaatttcaatcacgctgcaGCACGGAATTTCCAAAATACAGATTGAATTGAGCCCTAGGTGTTGAAATGGGGTTGTGCAGGTCATACTTATAAACACACCTGCACGTGGCTTTCCCATGTTTCTCaaccacacacactcccccgtTGAGGCAGGGGTCGGGGCTACACGGGTCACTAGGGACGGCCCGTGCCTGTCTGTGTTTGGGAATGTCAGCCATCTCCTTCTCCTGTCTGGGGGTCTCCTCCTCTGGGAGGTCACCACTGGGACTCTTTGGCTGGACAGGGACCTCCATCTTCACCAGGTGGGTCAAATCTGGAACACATCCACAAATAATAATTGTTTAGTGTTAGGAGAgagaatgttgttgtttttgttgttttgtggtGTAAGAATCCAACTGCTAAATTATTCAACTCTATTTTGTCTCTTGCTGTAAAGTGACCCTGTCAATTGATTGCTTTGCACAGTTTTAGGGTGACGTGGGTTAGGTTAAATAGTAACAGTCAGAAACTGTTCAAATCATCACATAACaatatacacaatatataaatatacagtgtacagtgcattcggaaagtattcagacctattgactttttccacattttgttacgttacacccttattctaaaatggattaaattgtttttttcccccctcattaatctacacacagtaccacataatgacaaagcaaaaccactgaatatcacatttacataagtattcagaccctttactcagtactttgttgaagcactttttgAAGCGAATACAGCctttagtcttcttgggtatgacgctacaagcttggcacacctgtacttaggaagtttctcccgttcttctctgatgatcttctcaagctctgtcaggttgaatggggagtgttgctgcacagctattttcaggcctctccagagatgttagatcaggttcaagtccaggctctggctgggccactcaagaacattcagagacttgtcccaaagccactcctgcgttgtcttggcagtgtgctgagggtcgttatcctgttggaaggtgaacctttgccccagtctgaggtcctgagcactctggagcaagttttcatcaaggatctctctgtactttgctctgttcatctttccctcgatcctgactagtctctcagtccctgccgatgaaaaacatccccacagcatgatgctgccacctcgaTGCATCACCGtaatgatggtgccaggtttcctccagacatgacgcttggcattcatgcttctaatggtctgagagtcttttaggtgccgtttggcaaactccaagcgggctctcatgtgccttttactgaggagtggcttccgtcttgccacactaccataaaagcctgattggtggagtgctgcagagatggttgtccttctggaagtttctctcaTGACCACAGAGgacctctagagctctgtcagagtgaccatgggtttttggtcacctccctgaccaaggcccttctccgccaatttctcagtttggccgggcggccagctctaggaagagtcttggtggttccaaacttcttccatttaagaatgatggaggccactgtgttcttggggaccttcaatgatgcagtaatattttggtacccttccccagatctgtgcatcgacataatcctgtctcagagttctACAGactattccttcaacctcatggcttggtttttgctctgacatgcactttcaactgtgggaccttatatagacaggtgtgtgcctttccaaatcatgttcatttaattgaatttaccacaggtggactccaatcaagttgtagaaacatctcaaggatgatcaatgatcGATGATCGATGAtcaatgcacctgagctcaatttcaagtctcatagtaaagtgtctgaatacttatataactaaggtatttctgttttttttcatacatttgcaaaaatgtctaaaaacctgcattcgcttcgtcattatggggtattgtgtgtaggtggatgagtaaaatgttttatgtaatccattttagaataaggctgtaacgtaacaaaatgtggaaaaagtgaagggggtctgaatgcttttcgaatgcactgtatttctcgCTATTTTGTATGTGGAACAAATAAACTGATGTTGTCAAGTTTGATGTACAGGCCCTCACCGTCAAATTCGGCAACAATGATGAGATCATCGTTCTTGAGAAAGCTTCTCCTGTGCAGCTGGTCATGAGAGAGGAACGTAGTCCATCCATACTCAGATCCTCTGTAGCAGTTGGAGCTCGCGTCCCACTCCGCCCCACTGGTGCTGGTGGGCTTGACCCAATATGGGTTAGTAGTATCTGGGGAAAAAACAGTTTAAGGTATTAACATGTTACAAAGCCAATTATTTTACATGTATCAAAAGATTGCCTGGTGTATACATTTGATATTATATTTTATGGTGGACTAAGGTCAGACAAGCGTATACATTTTCACAGCGAATCAGTAAATACTGAACAATACTGTGCCTGTTTGTATGCGATGCAAGACATATTTTACGTAAGGGACTCATAAGCACATGATTACATTAACTGACCGGTGGTGAAGCTTCTGGTGGCAGACATCCTCAGCTTAGCGTCAGGGTCCTGGTCCATGGCAGTGACGGTGGCCTGCCTGTTGATCACTGGCCACTCCATCACACCGTCGTTCTCCCCGCTGCATAGATGGAAGGTCACACCCACATAGTCAGGATATGTGCCATCTCTTCCCTTGGGGTAGAGGCTGATCCCGTAAGCATAACCCTCAGCGCTATAGAACGGCTTGCTCCTGATGCGCCCTCCGGCTGGAGTTATGGCGAGCAGGCCAGTGAAGTTCTGAATTCTCCAAACGCCGCTGGGGCAGGTGGTTTCTGTTAATGTGATATCATCGATCAAGATGGCCCCCTCTGCATTGCTGTTGGACCCTACCATACCCTGGAAGAAGTAGCGGAACCTCTCTTTGACCTTCAAGGTCACGTGGGCTACATTCCAGGAGTCATCTCCATCACCTGAGGAAATAAGACATCTGATCAGCTTCCTGATCACCTTCCTATACTCCTGGAGTAACATGCAACACAGACACTATCAAAACTCTACAAACCATATGTGTAACATATTTATGTATTTCGTTGAAAGTGGGGTTATCCTGAATACAGTACCTGTGATGGTATGGACCTTCTTGACACTGCAGACATTTCCTGTCCCATCGTCTGTTCTGACCCACACAAACAGCCTGTCCCCAGCAGGCCCAACCATCTTGTAGAAGAACTGCAGACACTGCTCCTTCCTCTTAGGGTAGAGGATGCGTGACTCTAGAAGAGCGCTTTTCCCCACTGTCGCTTTAGATGTGTCAAACCTCATGAAATAGCCTGCATCTACAGAGAGGGTCATAGATACAGTACAAATACTTAACCAACCATATATGATTGCTAACATCAAGTGGAAGgattgtcatgactgtcctgtgaggatccaaatgTATAGGGGGAGGAGGGAATTGGTGTGGGGGGGTTGACACCTCACGCCCTGCTGTAAATTAAAGGAGAGGAGATCCAGTGTCTCCCTCTCCAAATTCACAAAGGAATGTGCTTTATCTCCAGAGACTTTTCCCGCTGAAACTTTAACTCATTCAaaagcgaatactggaacaatattcctAACAGAGAACGTGGGAATGGTCATATTGTtggttattttgtgatgtcattaaaaatgttataaaggaaatactgtaacttggaaagtatacccacTACATGTGCGAAATCTCCATCCAATACGTTGTGCATGAAATATGAACAAtgatgaaagtgtttttgttaagagaaCGATGTGATGTTAGAAAATATAAGAGGAAACTGTTTCTATAACGTTGTACAAGTGAGTAGTCACCGCCCCTTGAGGGAGGTCAGAGAGTGTGTCAGCCACTCGAACAACTCCATTTTGAATGAACTGTATAAAATGAGGGCTTACAAATTAACATATGAGAACCGAAAGGTGTCTCAAATGGTTCGAACTCTGAAATCGCAACACGTGGTAGAGACGATAGTCACCTCCTagacaatcactggtacagctgattagttgtcctaagtaaagtatctagaAAAGTGAACTTAAGTGGGACCATACTACTACTCTTCTTAATCTCATCCCCCAATGGGAACCACCGACACTGCTGGCTAGCCTATATTCAAAGAGAAAGGTTCAGGAGCGAATGGAAAGTAGAataaactctgtagttctgttcaggactataCGACAAGTCAATGGATACTGGAGAACGGCAGAGGACAACAATAGAAGAGACGGGTGGGGACCCTTTTGGAGCATTACAAGCGTGCTGCGGAAAGGCCCAAACAAAACCCCTTCCAAGAAGGCTTGGTTCCAACCGAGATACCCGGCGAACCAAGGCATTTACACgtgaatacattcatgatttcttactccaaatggacggcggttcgtgtgcaaagtatatgattactgtgagagtagtttctaaatgtaCCAACGTGTTatgtctctgcccctctctctcgccctctccatcTCCTTTGTAACAAGCTGCAATATTGTGacagtccgctagggacctgtttctaATGTATTAGGCGtatatgtttatcctgtgttatcatttagttagctagtaaataattaattaatccaatttgtgtagtactgaatcataagtaaggctgaggtttttgcagatgcaggaggttacgactgttcagaatgataatATGATACGAGGGGTTGATTAATACATTGACTGTTTTATAGATGTGATAAGTAAAGaccttttagagtttaattcggaAGATGGTAACTCTATAAACAACCGCTCTCGCGGTGCCCCAAATTTCTTATAAGTTAATTGTAACATTATTCATTTAATCAggaaacaattaaacatagtcAGTTCATTAGatgaataacagtcatcagatgaatgaaagtaaagtcacgacagGATGAAGAATGTGAAAGATTTTGTCCATGTGTGTAGGTAGTACTGTAGGAACCTCTGCAGTGGCCTGCCAGTGTGTGGTCTGGCTCCTCAGCGCTGCTCAGGGTCTGGACCCAGTCTGCCTCGTCAGTCTCACCCTGGATCATACCACAGATGTTGATCAGCTCAAAGGAACACTGGTCCAGGAGAGTGTGTGTATTGGCTGCAACAACAGAAACTCTGTTAGCTGTTATTCATAATCACCATCCTCAAATCTATATCAGAATGGCAATGTCTAAGGCTGTGGTTGTTCATCATAATTTCCTTATACTTTATTTGATGCTACTTAACAAAGTTGATAGCTCTTGCAGTTTGATCATATAGGTCATTCCATCTGGGTCACTTACTGCAGTCGTACAGGCGGTTCAGCCTGAGCAGGTCTACTGCGCTGAAGTCCAGACGCTGTCCGATGATCTCATTGAACGCTGGGATGGCTGTGGTGATGGTAGGGACGGTGGCGTTCTTGTTGAAAGACAATGGCCTGTAATGCATGACGGACTCATAGTCATATGGCGTGTTCAGGTCTGTGATGAAGTCGTCCTCATACTTTTTAAAGTTGTGCTCCTTTCCTGTAGATATGCAGGTTACAGAATGTGTTATTCAAAATTGTTAGATGCTTGTAAATCACTTTTCCAagtaagatttgctcttattctttTGTGTGGATTGTGTTTTTTTCTTATTTCTAAGTATTACTGCGCTGTTGGAGCtgaaaacacaagcattttgctctACCTGCGATAACATCTACAAATCTGTGTACACcaccaatacactttgatttgatacacAACTGATACTTGTATCTGCCACCGTCTGTGGTTAATTCCATCACACCCACCTTCTGTGATTTGGTCCCACCAGATCTTGACATAGTCGTCTCTGTCAGAGCGTGACTGCTCATGGTAGAAGCCCAGAGCGTGGAGGAGCTCGTGCTCCACGATGGCCTTGGTGTCACAGCGCGCCCCTATGGAGAGGTTCTGTCCTACCTTATCATCTCCTACAAATGACCAGCATCTGTGGCCGTCACAGACAGGATTACGCATTATGACACAAGAGTAaacacaaaatcaaatcaaattaaatcaaatgttattcgtcacataccgagaaatgcttacttaataGACCTTAATTATCCCTAAGTGTCGATTGAcacaatccccatcaaaatctgtcaatttaagctagagatatccgttttttttgcattggatgtttCTCAATCCACCTCCGCAGATGTCGCGGTGAAAGGTGTTTGTCACACCATGAGACATTCCAAAAAATCGGTCTTCCCATGAAAACGCCTGTGGCGTCTGAACTATTTTGCCTATTATATACCTATTAtcacccccacaagtgtcagggtACTCATCTGAAGTTGGTACCGTTGATGTGTCAACTTCTGTTTGTTAGTGTCCAAACCATTacggctacaaactaatgtgaccccactgtggaaaggggagattctcacgaaAACGATGGTGTCATGTGACTTGTTTGAAGGTAACCGGTACTAGTttcaaaaaatgaatggaagtatgaaggtagttttcTGCCTACCcccaaaaaggggttaaatatgtataTTAAAAAAGCGCAATATTTCTGAGCTCCTAGATATATGACAGACACTTAAAaaacatttatgaatgtgtttttcaatgtgtttctatgggctatagtagtaaaagcctaatgtaatattttatcaatcatttttttatatatatattttttgagccgaaggggtcctaaaattctaaatcaaatcgcTAAATGATCCATAAAGGATCCTCTTAACCaagaagcccttaaccaacaatgaagaGTTTTAAAAAAGTAAGTAAGAAAAATGTGCTAAAGGAAAAATAGGAACAATCGTACTGATTTACTGATCGTACATCTTACTTCATATTTCACCATAACATTACTGCACTGTGGTCCACACAGAATATGTACCTCATCATAACAATGGTGACATGAAGGACAGTACTCAACAAAATGCTTTAGCACATTCCTCGACTTTACACTAAAAGAGGGGTCACCGTTTATTACAGGTTTGGAATCTGTAGACGCATAGAATGTCATTTCCTTAGATAAGCATTTTCTAATCTGTGCTCTCCATAAAACCTTGTCGTTTATGCTTTGGAGGGACAGACGGTACATAAAGTTAACCAAGAGCTCATGACATTACAGTGAATTTGGCTGAACTCACCCACTCAGCTTTGTGAAGGAGATGTATGTGCTTTCTCCCTCATAGGGCTTGAAGTCCACACAGGATTTCAGGCGGTATGCTTCGAATGCCTGGTGAATAACACCTTTTGCATTCAACTCTGAGGGAGTGAATATGAACTGGTTTTTAGAATGTTGTCAATGACTGTATTTCACTCTGCATTGAGACATGGTTGGTAGAGCCTACATACCCAAAGAATCTGTCAAGATGTAAGGAATGGGAAACTTCCATCTTCTCGTTTCATCCAGGATTGCATTTCGCCTTGGCTGCAAAATCCATAAATTAAATATATTAGGCTAACTGATTTATGTTTAGTCAACTATTACATAGAACAAGGCTATGAAGAGAAGTGTACTTACATCACCTGCAATGTCTCCCTCAAAGAGGTTTAGATCTGCTTCTGAAATATCAGGAAATATACAAATCTATCACTCTCAGTAAAAAACATATTGCCAGATTTGTGAGATTATTGCACATATTATTATATAACTTCAGTAATGTTACAGTTTAACTGAGAGAGTGTAGAGATAATTACCTGAATTGATATCAAGTATATCCTCTCGCAATTCACCTGCATCTGCATCACCACCTATTCATTCAACAGAGAAACCATTCTGTAAGAACACAGAGCGTTATCACACATACACCCTTATGCATGAGACGATCTAGAACTTACCATAACGTGTCGGAACAGCTTGCACCTACAACAAAAAGAGACACTGCTTGACTCACAACATATAATTTATCAAATGTACAATTATTATAATGAAGTCAATTCCTTTTAATAACATAGGATGTGTGCCCTACCTTGAACACAACCAGAATTGCAATGAAAGTGGTGATCCTCCATGGCGCATTGAAAGAGCCCATGTTTAATCTGGAGGAGTTGGATATGTGTTTATCTGCTATTGTAAACAGGCCAATAAAGTCAGAGTCTGGATGAAACTTTGATCTatacagatgcaggatcttaatttgaccaccaTTTTGTTGCTAAGAATTTtcttgcacagcaggaaatgcaaagcTATAAACAATGTATCCACTTTAAAATATCAGACGTGATTTGCTCTAATGAAAATGTAGCaatccctacaaaaatgtccattaattataatccacataataattcacatttactGTTGCTggaggattattttcctgttgtaacaaactggctcaaattaagatcctacatctgtttatattgaCTGTAATGAGTACCGTGAACTTAACACTTGAccatcacatctctctctctcactttgccGTTCAGTCAGATTTGTCTTGTCATATCATTATCTTCAATGATCTTATCTTGTAACCTTGGCAGATAAATATGTTATTGTGTTTTGGTACTATGTCAGCAACAGTTTCAAACATGATTTAGTGTTTTTGATTGAGTTTCTGACATGCACTTTAGCATGCAGGTTTAAGTTTCTTAAGTTTAAActtatttcaaaattattttaaTATAAAACAAATAGTGTATTAATTGCAGTTGTGTTTTCTCCAGGTTTATGTATTTACTAGTCTTAATTTATCGTGAGCTACATGGTGTTATTAAAGACAGGCAGAGTGGGTaatagtgtgtcagtgtgtttgaACATACAGTGAGCTTCACAAGTTTGaacatatgtaacagtatagcttccgtccttctcctcgcccctacctgggctcgaaccagggaccttctgcacacatcgacaacagccacccttgaagcatccttacccatcgctccacaaaagccacagcagttgcagagcaaggggaacaactacaaCAAGGTCTCatagcgagtgacgtcaccgattgaaacgctattagtgcgcaccccgctaactagccagccatttcacatcagttacacatacagta
This genomic interval carries:
- the mep1a.2 gene encoding meprin A subunit alpha; the encoded protein is MCAEGPWFEPRSKFHPDSDFIGLFTIADKHISNSSRLNMGSFNAPWRITTFIAILVVFKVQAVPTRYGGDADAGELREDILDINSDLNLFEGDIAGDPRRNAILDETRRWKFPIPYILTDSLELNAKGVIHQAFEAYRLKSCVDFKPYEGESTYISFTKLSGCWSFVGDDKVGQNLSIGARCDTKAIVEHELLHALGFYHEQSRSDRDDYVKIWWDQITEGKEHNFKKYEDDFITDLNTPYDYESVMHYRPLSFNKNATVPTITTAIPAFNEIIGQRLDFSAVDLLRLNRLYDCTNTHTLLDQCSFELINICGMIQGETDEADWVQTLSSAEEPDHTLAGHCRDAGYFMRFDTSKATVGKSALLESRILYPKRKEQCLQFFYKMVGPAGDRLFVWVRTDDGTGNVCSVKKVHTITGDGDDSWNVAHVTLKVKERFRYFFQGMVGSNSNAEGAILIDDITLTETTCPSGVWRIQNFTGLLAITPAGGRIRSKPFYSAEGYAYGISLYPKGRDGTYPDYVGVTFHLCSGENDGVMEWPVINRQATVTAMDQDPDAKLRMSATRSFTTDTTNPYWVKPTSTSGAEWDASSNCYRGSEYGWTTFLSHDQLHRRSFLKNDDLIIVAEFDDLTHLVKMEVPVQPKSPSGDLPEEETPRQEKEMADIPKHRQARAVPSDPCSPDPCLNGGVCVVEKHGKATCRCATGQATYYAGETCEKQHIDGRILGVLIGGAAGTIVLTLAIFSVIRRVH